tttgctttatatttttaagaacaaaacttatgatgtttttagataatattttttagttatttttcattattttcacttattttttcatatttgttttaaaaattaattatacaaatatgtagaataattaaaaataaagcattatatataaaaaatatttttaaaacatatttaaaaatattaaaaaatgttttaaaaatattttaagataaaaaaatgaaagaataataATCTAAAACACTTTCATTAGAAACCATCCAAGTAAAAATACCCTAAAATACACTCTTAATTACactttaaatttgatttgactCATAAGTAGATTTATTTATACTAATGATAGCATCATGCTCAAAAGTAGAAGTAAAAAggtctaaaaatgaaaaacaaaaggtaGGGGAGTTGGCAAACGACCATTGGCTAGCAATTAAAAAGACAAAGTGTATAATCAACTGCATTTCCAATCATTTAAAACAATAGAAACTTTTggtttccttttccctttttctttttaactaacctgataaaatttaaaattttgaaaaagttagtTTAATATTcggtttatttttaattttttagccACCCCACATTCATTGGATTAGATTcggttcatttttatttttttaagccaCCCCTATTCAAAAGTTATTCTCTAATTTGTTGTATTCAAatttaacaatgaaaataacatttgaatcgaatgaaaaaaatttaaaatattatgatcttggtaatgtttttttaaaacagttctaaaaaatagtttttgaaaattattttatgatattttgtataaaGAATAATGAGCCTACAAtgcttttaacttgttttttatttatgtttttaaatatattttaatcattttatatatttatataattatttttgaaaatagatttcaaaaaataaataaaaacaataaaagatgttttttgaaaacactataGGTATGTTTgctaattattttcaaaaacaattttttatttttcaaataaaataggaaTTGGGTCTGGAATATATTTGgatagtatatattttttttattttgattgtttaaaaatttgagctcaaaaatatatattttatgtatatttttatttattttataaattaaatataaacataaaataacataaatatattatgtTGATAGTAAGATCAAGTTCAACTACTATAATATTATAAGGCATAAACtatcaaaatgttttttaaaaacactatagGTATATTTgctaattattttcaaaaacaattttttatttttcaaataaaataggatCCTTGAAGCTCCAATTCAGCTACCAGCCTACCACCCACTGGTAATGGCAGCAACAAGATCCCTCCGGAACCCTCTGTCAGGAGAGGACGATTTGGGTGAATATTTTTGATCAAATAAAAACTGCCACGTGGCAAAATTTGCCCAAAGCAGTTTTtcaaatgataataaaacaTGAAACAAACATGCCCGCTTTACTCTTCCATTTGAAACGCTTCGACTTTCACCACCACGCTCACTCTCTCCCGCGATGGCGAAGAATCGGAAGAGGAGGAAAAGGCGAGTCCCGGAGATTCTGTGGCGGCTCTTCCGCCACCGCGCTCGTACGCTCGCCGACACGATCGCCTCTCTGATTCCTCCTCTGCCGCATTGCGGTTGCAATGGGCGGCGCTGCCTCGGTTGCATCGGCGGAGACGCCGACTCGTACCTTCTCCGTCCGCAAGATCCCTCTGACTATCGCAAGCTTTTGAGCGAGTGCTTCGTTGTCGTCTCTTACAATGCGCCTCCGCTGTCCACCATTTATCTTGATCGCCGGTGGTCTCAGCTACAGGTCCGTCAAGATCTCAACAATCATTGCTTTTCTCTACATTTATCTATTTACATGAATAATATACTTAATGCATGTATATGAAAGTGTGAACGAATGTATGTGATTCTAGATGAAAGTTGAAATGTATTGGTCTGTTTGATGGCCTCAGGGTCCGTTTGGATAATAGGAAgtggaaaggaaaggaaaggaaaaatggaggGAACTAAAAATTGTGGAATGagctcaataattttttattggttaggaagtggaaaggaaaggaaaggaaaaatggaggGAACTAAAAATTGTGGAATGagctcaataattttttattggtcTTCTACCTGGAGactgaagaatttgaaaatgcagGATGTCTGAacaattttccttatatttaatttgtttcatattttgCATGTTGAGTTCATTaggaattatttgagaatttttggaGGTTCAAATGGAAggtaagtgatttttttttttcttttctgttttcaaaAGGTATGATAATTGATAAAAGTAAATGTCTATAGGTGTGCGTGTGTATATGAAATAATGGATATGAAAAGTGTAGCAATGTATATTTGTAGGATTAGGCCAAAAAAGGCTACATAGTATGGTTGAGGTTATGATTTGTCTGTTTCCTGAGAAAATGCTGACTTATGTTCTCAAAAACAGGAGAAATGGGAATCGAGTAGACCATGTTTTGTGACTAGTCTTCAAAAAAACTGGGTTGGCTATCATTtccaaaaatgaattattttctgaaaacaatggaatattgttttttgtattgcacatatttattgttttcagctcagaaaatgaaagtgtttctaatcaaaCACAAGTAAGCCATGCTGATCacaattttgatttcttttgttctttgtgTTATTGGCAACCAAATGGGGCCTAAGGATGAATTATATTCCCAATTCTATCTCAAATATGTATGAACGTATctaggttgtgtttggttgctgagaaattaTGGATATGGGAGGGAAGTAAAATTTAAATCTCTGCACTTATGCTATTTGGAACCATAGATAACAAGAACCATAGACAACAAGAACCCGGTGGCAATGCATCTATAAGGCTTGTTTGAGTTGGGTTTTAAAGTTTTTTGCAAACCAAAATAGATGACAAATTTGTATGCATTGAAAgcctttttctattttgttccaTCTCTCATAGTTTGCTCAACAGCCAAATGGAGGATTAATGTTTTATGAGTTCCTGTGCAGTTTTGAGTTACCAGATACAACTGAGGATGGTGACTTCAAATGTTATCTTATTCCACCAGGAAGGGCCTTTTTAGTAATTATATCCATATAAAGAACTCCCTTTCATTATTTTACCCTTCTACTGAGTGATTAGAAATGCTAAATTTGACAGACTACATCTTTGCTGGACCACAGTTTGTGATTCTTGCTAAAAGGATGGGTCTAAACCATCTCAAATTGTACTTGAGAAGCAAATTCATGTTTCCTGTCAATTAATCAATGCATTTTACTCGATAAATGTATCATCGATTTGTGTGTTTGATGCTATCGGATGAGCTTTTCCGTAAGACTAGCATGTCACTGTATTACTTGTAATGTTTTCAGATTGTCAGAAAGACCATTGAAATGATCATGTGTGAGCAACCAGGGTCTTCCAATGTATTATGTGGTGGCTATAGTAAGGCAAGTATCCAAATTCTACAAACTTCATATTTGTCTTATTCTGTTGCTATCATCATTAAGTCTCAATCACCAACCTTATGCAAGCTTATCAATTTGTTTTTGGGTTGCCTGTTTCTAATGTCCAGACTTCTTCTGTATGCAACAGTAAAGGATTTCCACTTCACCAAATGGaacttgcatatcatttatGCCAAcaatatgtaatttttaatcggaacttatttcatataaatattattttgtaatcatTAACTTTATTGAaagaaatttccatttttaagaGTGGAATACTTGATTATTTCCAAGCAAATGCGTATTTCTTGTGGTTTCTTTAAAGGATGGAATCCATCAAGTGATCTTCTGTAACCTTCAGTATGGGGTACTCAAGGGTAGAAGGTTTATAAGTAACATGCCAATAGTAATGATTCTTACATTTGGGTTATCCTTTGTAGGGTGATAATCTGTTGGTACTTgatatctttattatttttgtttatcaaAAGCTTCATCTATTTCTGACAGTGTAACAACTTGAGCTCCATTGTAGAGCTTCTGACTTCTTCAGCCTGGGGTCTGCTCTTGGAAAGGGTAAGTTATGGTTACTCTTTGTATTATTTGCTTCAACAATGTCAGATTATGTGTTCTTTTTTGTATACCCCTATATAAAAAAGTAAGTCAGCATCCACATTTTATATTGTGCAGGTTGGGGATGATATCATGGTTTACTTACTAAAGCATACTTCAATATTTCTGCCGCTTCCTCATAAGATGCACTGTCAGGTGGCAGGTCCTCCTATCAGTGATTTATGCATTGGGTTGTCAAAACATGTATCAGACTCAAAACATCAAAAGCCTTCACTCACTGATCTTGGTAATCAAGATATGTGATTATCTTTTTATTGGAATTTTGTTGTCATGTTTTAGGTCATCATATTTACTTCTTTTTCTTGAGGAAAAGACAGTACATAAATATGCAtatgattattttgatttattttccatagagcataaaattatgaaaacaatCAATTATGTTATTGGCAGGGGGCTAATATGGATCACATGATCTCCATGAAGTCTAAAGAAATTTTGAAGACAAAAGGTCCCTCACTGGGGAggctaaaattttttattatgctATTACTTTGCTAATCTCTTAACAAGATAGAAGATTCATCATGAATATCAACTATGTGATAGATCATAACTGCATAATTCTGAGGTGTTTTAATCTTTTCCACGAGATTCTCTCTAGACATCTTTGGTATGTTTCCTTCTTAGACTGTCATTGATGGTTATTTCATATCTATATTTTAATGGAATTATGTCCTTGTACTTTTGCTGTCcgtattttattattgatttgtgGCTCTATGTCTTTATGAATGCCATTTTTTTGGTAGTCTGTAACATATTAATTCTGGAAGAGTAATAGGATACTATACCATTAGGTCTTTGACAGAGGGGTGACTGGTGAttgatttattcaaatttttttctcagGTCCTCAAAAGAAGATGGAAAGGAATGATGGTGCTGTTAACTCAACATCAGAGGAACAGCAACTAACCAGTTCTTTCAATCGTGGTGGTCCTGTAAATTTTGTTAGTTGTGTTGGCTGTAATGGTGGGAATTGCTTAAGAAAATTTAGTGAACCTTGGGGGAAAAAGTGTGTTTGTATGAGTTCATGTGAAGAAACTATGCAAACCACAAGTCTTGGAATCGCTAATAGGAAAGGAGCTCTACTTGGGGAATGTCAGCAAATTACAAGTCAGATTTCTGTGCAGCATAGGAAGCGTTTAAGACCATCCAACTACCAGCAGGCCAGAAAGTGCAGTCAATTGAAATTTCAAGGCACTGACATCCTGGGCCCTTATACAACAATCCCTTCCCAAAAAGAAAGCTTACATAGAAGGCTTCAACAAGGCTCTAGTGCCAACTTAAGTCCTCACCATGAAAAGGTCTTTCCCTTCCATGAACCTATGAAACACTGTCAACTTCAAGTCCACTTTGAAACAGTAGGCATGTTTTAAGTGTTTCATGATGTAAAATGAACTTATTGGTTCTATTTGTTGCACAACCCATACACACACGACCACTTTATCTTGTGTTGAGGTTCCTTATTACTATCACATGGAACACCTAGAGGATGACACGTGGACAGGATATTCCTTGATATATGTCTCATTGACCTATTCGCAGGCAATTGCTGGTTTCTGAGGCAGCACAAAACAAATGCCTAACCACATGGGTACATGCCTAAGATTCACTCAGATGCCTATTAATAGGAAGTCCAACTTGTGTAGCTGCATGGGAATTCTTTGAGGGCTCCTCAAAGCTGCCCAAGGCTGAGTGCCTTGACACTGGGGCTACAGTCCAAGCCAGAATTGGAACTTTTGCTTCTTGGCTGTGGGATTAGCCATCCATGCCTAGTACTTGGAATGGTTCAGGGGTCCTGCATTGCCAGctaggctttaaagatttttgaGGTGGATGACTAGACCTAGTTGCACATGACGGATGTCAATCTTACTTCAGGAGTTTTGAATGGGAAGAGGGTTTACCCTTATTAATAAGCCATGATCCAAGGGTTGAGACAGTTAATCCCACCATCATTACTCTCTATGTGGCAATCACATATACTCTGAGATTTTGATCCCTAGTGCCTCTGCCATTACTCCACTCCTTGCTTCTCTTAAACTAATCCTTCCTTAATAATTAGGGCACTTCACCATCCATTTTGTTTACCTCCGTCACCTAATAACTGATCCTAAACATGTAGCAGGCATGGAAAAACTGATGAGAGCAGGAAATAGATACTGCTTGACATTGGGATGGTTTCAATTGTCATTCaatgataattaatttaaatcataaattaagtgataaataaagtttaagtatgctaatagaagaaaaagagagggagagaagcATTTTTCTCCATAGACTAGGGGAGATGTCCTCACATGATCTAtaaattcttgatttgtaagtgGTCTAAAAAGATCCATCTAGTCTTCAAGCCTTGCCAATTCAGATGCAGCCTTCTGTATCTTGTTTGTTCTGCTTTCTTATATAGCCTTCATTTCTGATAATATCGTCTTAAGATCCCAGGATAATAAGAAGGGCTGTGATAGTTGTAGAAGGAATGGCAGAAGAGGCTTGTGAATATGTGTCAAATCTTGCAGAAGTTTCTAAAAGTTATCTGCAGTAAATATCATTCAATCATTTGGGATGTCTTGAGACATGTACTATATTCTGATGTCATACAAAAGTGGCTCGAGTTCTGTAATATTTGATAACTATAAAAGGGATGATTAATGTTTAGTTGGCATTTTCTCATCTCATACATAATTTGTCTCTTGCCATTAAATACCAGAATCTTTAGCAAAAATTTAAACCTCCATCAACATTGTGAATGGCATCCTATATTGCTTCTCcagtttctttgtttttcttttgtgtttatGGTTTTTAGATTTGGTCTATCTAACAGTTGCAATAGCAGTGTTCCTGTTGTTTGCTGTTGCAAGCTTCCCCAAAAGTCTCCCCTGGGGCTTATATTGACAGGAAATCTATGTTCCACAAATTGGAGCATTCTTTGTCAGTTATTCCAAGAAAACGTATCCTATTCTTCCTATTTTAGTATATTTCACTTTACATGTgttcttttttcatattaaacATGCTTGgcattataatgatttttttcttactgCATGGTTTCTTATATTAGTGAAAAGCATTTTGGTAGAGATTACAATATTTAGGTTTttagcattttccattttgtATACCTATGTAAGAGTGCAATTGCCTGCTTTTGCATTTTATATAATGTTTTCGAATTTTTGTTCAAGTACTATGATGACTTCCAAACTGTGATGTTCTTAAGTCCTGTTTCACTTGAtgtttttggagaaaaatttaTATAGCTCCTTAATATTTTCAGACATACTAAATTCCTTGAAGCCCAATTTTTCTGGTGCAAACGTTCTTCTAAGGGATATCTTAGGCTTATCCAGTGGGAATGTAACTGAGTCAAAGCAATGTTTTCACAATACTGCTTCTTGTCTCATTGGATCTGCTTGCCTGTAAGTGGTGCACTGGATATGAGATTACTGCTGCAAATATAACCTTTAATTTATGCCACCATATGGTGATTGTGTTGCAGAATATATTCTGGATTTTGTGGCTTCTATAATTTCTGAGGCTAACATGCATATATAGTTTCGTTTGGTTTCTTGAATCCTATTTACTAACTATGGTGGGATATTTAGTCAAAGGCTTTAATATATTCCATATAGAAAACCTATGTAATAGCTCCTGTAGATGAATAGAAAAGGCAAGTCATACTTGAGCTGGTGTCACTCACATAAGAATCACACTGTAGCTTTTCAGAGGTTCTCTAAGGGACTAAGGTTGTAATTGACAGAAAGTTAGAGGTAAGGCCAGAATTGACAGAAAATTTAGTGGTAGGGCCAGCATGGAAAAAAAGTTTAGTTAAGGACTGAAGTGCCTGTTTGATGGTACTCCTAGTTGCAACAACTAGTTCAGAAAATGCTTTAAATAATGATAATGGTGATAGCAGAATGGACGCTATATGGGTGGAAGCTCTGTGATTAATTCAAGTATAAACCTTTACCATATGTTACAAACATGTTCTCAGAGTTAGTGATACAATTATTAGGGGAGAACTTCCATACAAAATTATTAATGGAAGTTACAATGTAGCCTGGATTAACAAAACCAAATGACGTGGTTTAATGTGTATGATGAAAAATGTTGATGATACTGCAGGAAGAGATTAGTTGTGAGATGAAGGTCACAGCAAATGGgcaagtgaaagaaaaatggacCTGGAAGGTGTTGTCCACATGACTTTTTTCCCTGGAGAAATCTAATGCAGTGATATATGGGTCTTGATGAAGTTAAATGTTAGGATATGATGTGTTATGACTTTCCAGACTCAAATGCTGCGATATGGTATTTCAAAATGTTATAGGCAATTTAAAAATGGATACCGTAGCTTTACACAATTGAATTTTGGCCTTGCACTTCAAATGGGTAGCCTTGCATTTACAGCTGGACTCTTTAGAGGTGCTGTCCTTGCCATATAATCCCTATCTTTGGGCTTTTAGGTTAACTTTGCTTTTCAAAGAGATTCTGTTTTCAGTTAAAGTTGTCAACTATAGCCTTGCCTCTAAATGTGTAGTTTGAGTCTCAAGAAAGACCCTCcctttgtattcattatttacTTTTGTGGCTGAGGAACTGAGTGAACACTAGTAACTGTCTTGATGATTATCGTGGTTTTGAAAAAAACTCTGAAGGCATCATAGTGTTTCATTTAAGTTTTTGCTATATCTCTCAAATTGTTGTcctaatcaattttttttttcaattcaatatgCATCACCTTTTTGTGTACTTAAGCCAGTTGAttatttccttctctttttggGGTCTTAATTTCTTGCTTTTTTGGTTCTCACAGATATCATTCACTTGTTAGTTTGCTTACACTTCTCATACGCAAAACTCAATCTTGCCGGCATTTGAGGTTGTTGGATAAGCACTGTGCTGTTCCATCCTTAGGACAAAGTGCCAATGAAAATGCCCTCTACATGTCTGAGGTTAGTGTCCCaaagaaaaaactttatatatGTTGATGAAGCAGGGTTttagaaccttttttttttttcttagagaacttaaaaaatcatatattttataagagttttGTTCAATTTAACCTGAAAGCCAGTGGGATGTGCATTCTCACTTATGGACCAGTGTTGTATAGCAACTACCAATTGTTAATTTCATTGGAAGCACCAGTGTTATTTAGCAATGAGCAATTGCTAATTTTGTTGGAATtgaagataaattatttatactaaAGGCATTCCCCTGTTTCCCTGCGACTCAAGGTTTTATGGTGCTGCCTCTAACCTGTGCTGGttaaagtagaaataaaactttgaagtttcttgaaaattttgttgaaacaccaaatattttgtatatattgaaagtttgaaataaaggatCTTGGTATTTcagaaatttttttagttttagaacCTTGATAAAAGTTCTACAATGAGTTGATGAGTTGAACCTCTTATCTTGCAATGCTGTAGTAACATTTATTTGATAAAGTGTTTATGAGAGGCTCCTCAAATTAACAGAGAAAGATCTGGTCATTTGGTTAATTGTTCAAGTGcaaattttgtattatatataggaattttcttttaaataaaaatcttttttgtATCTTGACAGAAAAAGCGATATCATCATAACTAATTAGTTGCTTATTTTGTCTAGTGCAACACATGGTTCATAAGATATCTTCTAGCAGTTGTTTGGATACACATCCATTTTCTGTTTCTTATTTTAAGGCAAAATTTTGAACAATTCTCTGAAACATGGTTGTTTGTACTTctccttatttttaaaaacttgacAACAATATTTCTAGAACATAAGGAAGTAGAAACAAACAGTTCCCtgtttatgttttatatttcttttaaatatagaaagtgggcatacttttcatttattttgagtgagaaatataatgtttttagagTATTCACTTTCAGGGAAATGAATCTGGTATAAAATCATCTGAGAAAGGAGAACCAATAGCTCAGCTGGACAGTGTTCTGCCCCTCGAGAAATCTCATGTTCATGAATCCAAACATCTCAAGAAAACTCTGAATGTTCTTAGTCATCAATTTGAACTGAATAGATCTTATTGCTCAAAAAGTCAGGTGATATCTTTTATTTCAGCTGTTTGTAAGAGAATAGTTCCTTCACGTTTGCTAGGAACTCCTTCTAATTGGAGAattttaaggaagaaaatttcaaaatttgtttggCTACGTAGATTTGAGAAGCTATCTCTGAAGCAATGTatgcataaattaaaaatatcaaggTTTCCTTTGCTTTCAAATAAACATTCTTCTTGCTACCTGAGTAATCATGTACTGGAATACACAACAGGAAAGAGTATGGACACAGATAAAAGATGTACTGAATTGAATGATGCCATTTATATTATGAAGcacaaaattttagaaagatgGATCTTTTGGTTCTTCTCATCTCTTGTGGTGCCACTGGTGCAAGCCAACTTTTATGTCACTGAAAGTGAGCATGGGAAAAATGATCTGTTTTATTATCAAAAATCAGTTTGGGAGAAGCTGACCAACAGTGCCACCACTTGCTTGAAAGAGCAGAGCTATCGTTCCTTGGATGACGTGTCAGTTGGACAAATTTTAAGTGATAGATCATTTGGTTTTTCTAGGCTTAGATTTCGTCCAAAAGAGAAAGGAGTAAGGGCACTAGCCAATCTCAATGGATCATCAAAATTTCGAGTGCAAGATTCCCCTTTGAAAGATCAATCTTTGGGAATGCAAAGAAAAGCACATCTCCATCTGGAAAGAGTTAAATTTGACCATTTCAAGTCTGTGAATTTTGTTCTTCGTGATTTACATGCTGTCCTAAAAGGTTTACAGATGAAAGAACCAGAGAGGTTAGGGTCATCAATATTTGACTACAATGATGTCTACAGAAAGTTATGCCCATTTCTGATAAGTGTGAAGAATGGGTCAACAACCATGCCCAGTGTGTTCATTGTTGTTTCTGATGTTTCTAAAGCATTTGATTCTGTCAATCAGGATAAGCTGCTCAAAGTAATGAAAGATGTCATAGTGAAAGGTAAATATCTTCTAAAGCAGTCTTATCAAGTTGTCTGCACAAGGAAAGCTCTTTGGGCGTG
This DNA window, taken from Vitis riparia cultivar Riparia Gloire de Montpellier isolate 1030 chromosome 13, EGFV_Vit.rip_1.0, whole genome shotgun sequence, encodes the following:
- the LOC117927523 gene encoding telomerase reverse transcriptase-like; amino-acid sequence: MAKNRKRRKRRVPEILWRLFRHRARTLADTIASLIPPLPHCGCNGRRCLGCIGGDADSYLLRPQDPSDYRKLLSECFVVVSYNAPPLSTIYLDRRWSQLQIVRKTIEMIMCEQPGSSNVLCGGYSKCNNLSSIVELLTSSAWGLLLERVGDDIMVYLLKHTSIFLPLPHKMHCQVAGPPISDLCIGLSKHVSDSKHQKPSLTDLGPQKKMERNDGAVNSTSEEQQLTSSFNRGGPVNFVSCVGCNGGNCLRKFSEPWGKKCVCMSSCEETMQTTSLGIANRKGALLGECQQITSQISVQHRKRLRPSNYQQARKCSQLKFQGTDILGPYTTIPSQKESLHRRLQQGSSANLSPHHEKCSCCLLLQASPKVSPGAYIDRKSMFHKLEHSLSVIPRKHILNSLKPNFSGANVLLRDILGLSSGNVTESKQCFHNTASCLIGSACLYHSLVSLLTLLIRKTQSCRHLRLLDKHCAVPSLGQSANENALYMSEGNESGIKSSEKGEPIAQLDSVLPLEKSHVHESKHLKKTLNVLSHQFELNRSYCSKSQVISFISAVCKRIVPSRLLGTPSNWRILRKKISKFVWLRRFEKLSLKQCMHKLKISRFPLLSNKHSSCYLSNHVLEYTTGKSMDTDKRCTELNDAIYIMKHKILERWIFWFFSSLVVPLVQANFYVTESEHGKNDLFYYQKSVWEKLTNSATTCLKEQSYRSLDDVSVGQILSDRSFGFSRLRFRPKEKGVRALANLNGSSKFRVQDSPLKDQSLGMQRKAHLHLERVKFDHFKSVNFVLRDLHAVLKGLQMKEPERLGSSIFDYNDVYRKLCPFLISVKNGSTTMPSVFIVVSDVSKAFDSVNQDKLLKVMKDVIVKGKYLLKQSYQVVCTRKALWACENQILVDQNIGTGLAEFTSSVLSHSLHSVLVNQVRRRTIGSKELYFNLNEHVKRNVLQLGNKFYLQNSGIPQGSVLSSLLCSFYYGHMDRNVIFPFLEKTCGPATEYVSGKDNCHDVSAAPSSSENNVITSSPKYMLLRFIDDFLFLSTSKQQAASFFSRLQRGFRDYNCYMNEGKFGMNFDIGHISRLSSNRIYVGEDGISFLRWSGLLINCCSLEVQADYTRYANSHLSSTLTVCWQGRPGRQLKARLFNYMQLRCHPLFYDSNINSAATVRLNIYQAFLLSAMKFHCYTRNLSNICKLQSGYHMEIIEKALRRMHTFIKRRMRSMDLDSSFHPILQLKKGDVLWLGLKAFIQVLKRKQSRHKELLSLLKSKLLAHPLPETASSELKYAVDDSHSSLLWKIKY